The following are encoded together in the Gasterosteus aculeatus chromosome 7, fGasAcu3.hap1.1, whole genome shotgun sequence genome:
- the LOC144410186 gene encoding uncharacterized protein LOC144410186, whose amino-acid sequence MEHTAALAALLKSQAELQNAVKELVGRIDKEGNAPRPPGAVLSKQSPEDDIEAYIEVFERTAAHERWPAAEWASILAPFLTGEAQRACRDLSTADARDFQKLKTAILSSHGYSLPARAQRFHAWTYQPGEAPRAQVAGLRRLAHRWLNSGEGPPWIERLVIDRCIRALPPDARKYAAQVSPLSLDALVALLENHQVSTEMMRASRSEPPRVTPREPASRDRRRALPPPNTSQPRPPPHAARAHQAPRRCYVCGQEDHISWDCPARDQDVSMASATSTDAARPCLHTGGPDQRHAYVPVKIGDADAHALVDSGSVITLVHADYADDLTTETVPVTCVHGDVKQYPVSYVAVRTPKGNVVVPAGVVPNLPVPLLLGTDFPLFPRFWGSGKRDLPAAPRRRGHRRRPASPPVRRVACPTFRPSTEGTPGSSSGPEEEDGGTPPPDQDAFAEFPVVDAVATGQRGEFATAQWEDPNLEAPRRNVMAIDGNLCPGVNELPNPHFCIRNGLLYRGVQAKGGDLVEQLLVPKKYVSRVLYLAHTHQLGAHLGVQKTFDRVVARFYWPGVKGAIEQFCRECPECQKTAPRPNFRNPLVPLPIIGTPFSRIAMDIVGPLSKSSRGHKYILVIVDYATRYPEAIPLRTANAKNVAHELMMLFSRVGIADEVLTDQGTCFMSRVMSSLYRWLKVKRIRTSVYHPQTDGLVERFNQTLKKMLKKLVEVDGRDWDQLIPYVLFAIREVPQASTGYSPFELLYGRRPRGLLDLAKEVWESQPSPHRSVIEHVERLQERAKKVWPTVREHMEKAQAAQARTYNRGASVREFQPGEKVLVLVPTTECKFLAKWQVSRAGEKAFRSTT is encoded by the exons ATGGAGCATACGGCTGCGTTAGCCGCTTTGCTAAAAAGCCAAGCCGAGCTACAGAATGCTGTGAAGGAATTGGTGGGAAGAATAGACAAAGAGGGGAATGCCCCACGGCCTCCAGGCGCCGTTCTCTCCAAACAAAGTCCAGAAGATGATATAGAAGCGTATATTGAAGTATTTGAACGCACCGCTGCTCATGAGCGTTGGCCGGCGGCCGAGTGGGCTAGTATCCTCGCACCCTTCCTCACTGGTGAAGCACAGCGAGCCTGCCGTGACCTGTCCACCGCCGATGCCCGGGACTTCCAGAAGCTGAAGACGGCCATTTTGTCGAGCCATGGCTACAGCCTGCCAGCCCGGGCCCAGCGGTTCCATGCTTGGACCTACCAGCCGGGAGAGGCACCTCGGGCCCAAGTCGCAGGGCTCCGCCGCCTCGCACACCGATGGCTCAACTCGGGCGAGGGACCGCCATGGATCGAGAGACTTGTGATAGATCGTTGCATACGTGCACTGCCGCCCGATGCTCGCAAGTACGCCGCCCAGGTGAGCCCCTTATCGTTGGATGCGCTGGTCGCGCTCCTCGAAAATCACCAGGTGAGCACGGAAATGATGAGGGCAAGCAGGAGCGAGCCACCCAGGGTCACCCCGAGAGAGCCAGCCAGCCGCGACCGCCGCAGAGCGCTGCCGCCACCCAACACAAGCCAGCCGAGGCCCCCTCCCCATGCTGCGAGAGCCCACCAGGCCCCCCGGAGGTGCTACGTATGTGGTCAGGAAGACCACATCTCCTGGGACTGCCCGGCCCGAGACCAGGATGTCTCCATGGCTTCCGCCACCAGCACAGACGCTGCTCGGCCCTGTCTTCACACCGGCGGTCCCGACCAGCGACATGCCTACGTGCCAGTGAAGATTGGAGACGCCGACGCCCACGCCCTCGTTGATTCTGGAAGTGTCATCACCCTGGTCCATGCTGACTACGCTGACGACCTGACTACCGAGACCGTCCCAGTAACCTGTGTTCACGGGGACGTGAAGCAATATCCAGTGAGCTACGTTGCAGTCCGGACGCCTAAGGGAAATGTCGTCGTCCCCGCTGGAGTGGTCCCCAATCTGCCGGTGCCACTACTCCTCGGCACAgacttccccctcttcccccggtTCTGGGGAAGTGGCAAAAGAGACTTACCTGCTGCACCTCGCCGAAGGGGACATCGGCGTCGGCCGGCCAGCCCCCCAGTGCGCAGAGTCGCCTGCCCCACCTTCCGGCCCAGCACAGAGGGGACCCCCGGGTCGAGCTCcgggccggaggaggaggatggcggGACCCCGCCGCCTGACCAGGATGCCTTCGCGGAGTTCCCGGTGGTTGACGCAGTGGCGACCGGCCAAAGGGGTGAGTTCGCCACCGCCCAGTGGGAAGATCCAAACTTAGAGGCGCCTCGTCGGAATGTGATGGCGATCGATGGTAATTTGTGCCCTGGGGTGAATGAGCTACCAAACCCACATTTCTGCATAAGGAACGGTCTGTTGTATAGGGGGGTCCAAGCTAAGGGGGGGGATCTAGTCGAGCAGTTATTGGTGCCAAAGAAGTATGTCTCCCGAGTATTGTATCTAGCACACACGCACCAGCTGGGGGCTCACTTGGGAGTTCAAAAGACATTTGACCGGGTGGTGGCCAGGTTCTACTGGCCGGGGGTGAAAGGTGCCATTGAACAATTTTGCCGTGAATGTCCGGAATGTCAGAAGACGGCACCCCGCCCAAACTTCCGAAACCCCTTAGTACCACTCCCCATCATAGGCACCCCGTTTTCACGCATTGCAATGGATATAGTGGGTCCGTTATCCAAATCCAGCCGGGGCCACAAATATATTTTGGTGATAGTTGACTATGCTACGCGGTACCCGGAAGCCATTCCCCTGCGTACGGCCAATGCGAAGAATGTGGCCCACGAACTCATGATGTTATTTAGCCGGGTAGGGATCGCGGACGAAGTTTTAACGGACCAGGGTACATGTTTTATGTCAAGAGTAATGAGTTCCCTGTACAGATGGCTGAAGGTAAAGCGAATACGCACGTCCGTTTACCACCCACAAACTGACGGCCTCGTGGAGAGATTCAACCAGACCCTGAAGAAGATGCTGAAGAAACTGGTGGAGGTAGACGGCAGAGACTGGGACCAGCTCATCCCCTACGTCCTCTTTGCCATTCGAGAGGTTCCCCAGGCGTCCACGGGTTACTCCCCGTTCGAACTACTCTATGGCCGGCGGCCCCGAGGACTTCTAGACCTGGCCAAGGAGGTGTGGGAAAGCCAGCCTTCACCACATCGCAGCGTGATCGAGCATGTGGAGCGGCTTCAGGAGAGGGCTAAAAAGGTGTGGCCAACTGTCCGGGAACACATGGAAAAGGCCCAGGCGGCCCAAGCCCGCACCTACAACCGAGGCGCCAGCGTACGGGAGTTCCAGCCTGGAGAGAAGGTCCTGGTGTTGGTCCCCACGACGGAATGCAAGTTCCTGGCAAAATGGCAAG TCAGCCGGGCCGGCGAAAAGGCCTTCAGATCTACCACGTGA